From a region of the Dehalococcoidales bacterium genome:
- a CDS encoding CHRD domain-containing protein translates to MTVKKVIFSLVLVTAMLALSAGTTSGMAPGTFTATLTGSGEVPPVTTMASGEATFIPSADGTQLTYTLTVSGTSDIIASHIHLAPAGANGPVVAGLFGGPLTGPFDGVLAQGTITAAELKGPLAGMPLDALVAEIKAGNTYVNVHTSANPPGEIRGQIVTPMP, encoded by the coding sequence ATGACAGTCAAGAAAGTGATTTTTAGTCTGGTTCTCGTCACAGCAATGCTGGCGCTAAGTGCCGGGACTACATCCGGGATGGCGCCGGGCACTTTTACCGCCACCCTTACCGGGTCAGGAGAAGTGCCGCCGGTGACCACAATGGCTTCAGGTGAGGCAACCTTCATTCCCAGTGCTGACGGTACCCAATTGACGTACACACTAACCGTAAGCGGCACCAGTGATATCATCGCCTCGCATATTCATCTGGCGCCGGCGGGCGCCAATGGGCCGGTGGTTGCCGGGCTCTTTGGTGGGCCGTTGACCGGTCCGTTTGACGGGGTACTGGCGCAGGGAACAATTACTGCCGCGGAACTTAAAGGACCCCTGGCTGGAATGCCTCTGGATGCGCTGGTTGCGGAAATAAAGGCCGGTAATACCTACGTTAACGTCCATACCAGCGCGAACCCGCCCGGAGAGATTAGAGGGCAGATAGTAACACCGATGCCTTGA